In a genomic window of Erigeron canadensis isolate Cc75 chromosome 5, C_canadensis_v1, whole genome shotgun sequence:
- the LOC122601785 gene encoding ethylene-responsive transcription factor ERF061-like, giving the protein MYENITKSSNSASSLPNFILKNINSNTLDSIFSNNSLPTSPSPVFPAQSGSSVYLKQREQFLNLSANLNSKQNFTTNPFGFNNYLINPYKKMKLYRGVRQRQLGKWVAEIRLPGNRMRLWLGTYETAQMAAYAYDRAAYKLRGKQARLNFQNGVPVGVIGDLKRLNALKIAVDNKILTTCQKLKKAKVKKKERVQAEATVANEGLSNTFSYSGEFQMVAVAGKDGCLLAGMPSYDPDLIWEILAN; this is encoded by the coding sequence ATGTATGAAAACATCACAAAATCATCCAATTCAGCTTCTTCTTTGCctaattttatcttaaaaaacataaattcaaaCACTTTGGATTCAATCTTCTCAAATAACTCATTACCCACATCACCATCCCCTGTTTTTCCCGCTCAATCGGGTTCTTCGGTTTACCTCAAACAAAGAGAACAATTCTTGAATTTATCTGCAAATTTGAACTCCAAACAGAATTTCACGACAAACCCATTTGGATTTAATAACTATTTAATCAATCCTtacaagaaaatgaaattgtaTAGAGGGGTGAGGCAGAGGCAATTGGGAAAATGGGTGGCAGAGATCCGATTACCGGGTAATCGAATGAGGTTATGGTTAGGGACTTATGAAACAGCTCAGATGGCTGCATATGCTTATGATCGAGCTGCGTATAAGCTACGTGGCAAACAGGCCCGTTTGAACTTTCAAAATGGAGTTCCAGTTGGGGTGATTGGTGATTTGAAGAGGTTGAATGCTTTAAAGATTGCTGTAGATAACAAGATTCTGACGACTTGTCAGAAATTGAAAAAAGCCAAGGTTAAGAAGAAGGAGAGGGTACAGGCCGAGGCAACTGTCGCGAATGAAGGACTTTCGAATACGTTTTCTTATTCGGGTGAGTTTCAGATGGTTGCCGTGGCGGGGAAGgatggttgtttgttggccggAATGCCATCTTATGATCCGGATTTAATATGGGAAATACTTGCTAACTAG